Within the Malus sylvestris chromosome 4, drMalSylv7.2, whole genome shotgun sequence genome, the region AAGGGAAAAGGTGGGACCCATATGTATGTTACCGGTGATTTAGTATGTGGACCCCGCACCCACCACCGACTCTCCGATTTGGAGGGAAACACGGTAGTATTCCCGCCAATTAACTTGAATAAAAGCGGCGGGATTTCGAGTGTCAACCGCCACACCTGTCACTTCACAACCGACGCTTTGCCTCCACGATTTCGAAATTAACGACGTTCATACTTCCGTTACGTGCGAAGCATATCAAAGGTTTGGTAGAGGTCTGCGAAGCAAGCCAGCGAGGATCGTCACCGTTAGGTGGGACGGCTGTGCCCAGAGACAGCTGCCAAGCAGCGAACGTGTTTTGTGGTGGAGCTCGCACGTGATTGTCAGACAGAGAGGACTTACCCCTGGGTCCCACGTGTCCCCAAAACGATTTTTAAGGATTTAAAACTCACTTCAATGCTCGACACGTGTCGAGTAATCCCGCTAATAGTGGGCCGAGACATAATAAGTCTCAACGCGTGCCTCCACGACTACGTCTAAACTCATGCGCGCCAAACGAGCGACCCTCCCACCCTCTTAAAATAAGCCACGTCATTCCGAAATTTACGAGATTAACCTCTTCGGATCCGGTTTAAGGTGTTACTTAACATAACTGATCAACCATTAACACAGATTCTTCTGTTAATTAACTCAACCTGATGACGCCATCGTACGTTTTGATCCGAATATTCTTCGGAGGGTATTTTAAAGGTAACTTTAACTAACAGCTCTGAtcttgtttattttaacgaaaaattataattttagactaaaaagtcaattttagtattatttattttatcttttattttattcttatcgttaaaattaaaaatttttaagcatttttcattagttttctttattttaaaacGAACAATTTAGTATCAGGTATTCTTCTTTAcgtgtaagtgagaggttttggatttgatttttgttaaatttattgtaagtgagaagttttaaatttgatttttaaattacattattactaaTTTATTATGAGATTAAGACTATCCACTTttcttttattcaaaaaaaatatatcgaACTTAAAATTACCAAACTGCCATCGAGAGCGACCTGAGGCACAAGAAAAACCGGCCGAAAACAATGACAGTGGAAAAGCCGAAAAGCCGGTACGAGCCGGTGTGCCCACGATATCATAATAATTCCGGTCGGCACATCCTAGCTTACTCAGCAATCAACCTGGGACCTACTTTATCCGACGTGGACATGACCCTTCCAGGCGATTTGATTGAGTCGAACCCAGGTGGTTTGAGAAGCACACGTGGCATCCGAGCTGGACGCATAAGAATTGGAAGGAGAAGGGATCAGATGCCGGGTGGCGTAATTAGTTGACCGTTTTAAGGCGAGTCACGTGAGTGGGAGGGAACGAGGAGAAGCGAGTCCGGTCAGCACGGGCAGGGACTTCGGGCAGGCGTTACTCATGCCATGTGACGAGCAGTAACTCGCACCTCCCTTCGCTCTTTGCGTAAGGGTGTGACTTGgaaactaataaaataataaaaaatagaaaatagtttttttggacataaaaataaataaatcaaaagtgTTGGACTAATttgtaaataaatatatataatatagatATATAGAGAGACCCCGTGGAAGCAGTTTGTgtaagcgagagagagagagagagagaaagagagagagagaggaaattcATGGCGATTTGGACAAAGGCTTGAGGGAGCGAGAGTGTGAAGGCATCTGGCATTTGAATTTGTTTGATACGGCGGAGAAGTTTGTGGTTCTTCGCTTACTGTTTCTTCGATACTTTCATCGTTAAAACGCGCACAAAATCTGTAAAACAAGAGTTGCTTCCTCTGCTTTTCTCTGTGTCGACGAAATCAGAGCGATGGAGTGTACTGCTTACCTCGACGAATATGAAAAACTCGTTTTCCGGATGAACACTCCCAGGTACTTCCATCATTTCTTCAAACATtgggtttttctgggttttttggtCCACCGCCGCTGTGATCTGCAACTTTCTCGAGAAAATTTTCACCACTCCTTCAACatttgggttttttggtttgtgggtttttattttttagtcgTTTGCGTTTTGGTTTTATGGATTTTCTGGCTTTCGAAATTTTCCACCGCTCCTGTGAACTTTCTCGAGAAAATTTTCATCGATCCAGATCTCTTCTCGATTTTTCCCTTCCTACCCATTTTTCACTCCACATTTATTTTCTCacctaaatttgattttttgaattttctgggttttcttgCAATTTTCCGTACGTGCTTCTTCTCAGACTTTTCACacttagaaatttgaaaacttggaaaaataaaataaaatggaaaaggTGGTTTGTTGCTTCTCTGACTTGACCGTTCTCATGATTTCGCGTTGCAGGGTCGTGATCGACAATGCCGTCTGCTCCACTGCGACTTTAGTCAAGGTTTGCTTCCACGAAATCCCTAGTTTTccaatttccaattgcttccAAAAACCACCCAAAAGAAGGTTTGAATTCTTCCACAAAGTTGACTAACGGGGTTTctgtgtttttttcttctttctgggCTGCAGGTTGACAGCGCTAGAAGGCATGGAATTCTTCTGGAGGCTGTGCAGGTCCTCACGGATCTTAATCTCTCCATTAAAAAAGCTTACATTTCTTCTGATGGTCGCTGGTTCATGGATGGTAAGGACATTCAAATTTCCCCCCtttttttggtatttatttcttgaattttgtttcttaatttgggtttttgtttttactgCAGTTTTTCATGTTACTGATCAAAACGGGAATAAATTGACGGACGAGAGCGTTATTAACTATATTGAGCAGGTAAACTAATCATTCATTTAATTCTAATTTATTCCAGTTTTTACTGGTGAAATTTATTGTAAATTGAAACTGAAATTGTTTAATTTCTTGTGTTTGGCAGTCACTTGGAACAATTCATTTTGGATCATCCAACTGTATTAAGGGTCTTACGGCCCTTGAGCTTACCGGGACAGATCGAGTAGGCCTTCTTTCCGAGGTGTTTGCAGTGCTAGCTGACCTGCAATGCAATGTGGTTGAGTCCAAGGTGTGGACGCACAACGGCCGCATTGCTTCACTGATATACGTGAAGGACTGTGATTCCGGGTGCCCTATTGAGGACTCGCAGAAAATTGATAGAATTGAAGCGCGGTTAAGGAATGTTCTCAAGGGCGACAATGATATTAGGAGTGCAAAAACCTCTGTTTCCATGGCGGTTACACACACCGAAAGAAGACTGCATCAAATGATGTTTGCAGATCGTGATTATGATCGAAAGCCCGTTTTGCAGCTTGGCACCGATTTTCCGGTCATAACGGTGCAGAATTGGGCAGAAAGGGGTTACTCCATAGTGAATATTCAGTGCAAGGATAGGGCAAAGCTTTTGTTCGATGTTGTTTGCACGTTGACGGACATGGACTATGTGGTTTTTCATGCCACAATTAAAACATCAGGGGACAGAGGATACATGGTATGTGCTTAGTTTCCTAATAATGTGGTTTATTGTATATCTTCTGTTATTATTATATTGAAACATGAGATTGActtgtgttttgtggttgaattaTGTTTCAGGAATTTTACATCAGGCACACTGATGGAACCCCGATTAGCTCTGAACCTGAACGACAGCGTGTAATCCAATGCTTACAAGCCGCGGTTCAAAGAAGAGCATCCGAGGTATTGctcatttttcagtttttccGCAATCAAATTGTTTATCATTTCATTTTGTTATTGTTCCGTGATGTTGCAAATGCTAATTGTTAAATTGGGTTTTATCGTATTGCAGGGTGTGAGGCTAGAACTATGCACCGAGGATAGGCAAGGTCTTCTAGCATACGTTACAAGAACATTCCGCGAGAACGGTCTTAATGTGACAAGGGCCGAGATTTCCACAACGATGGACAAAGCTCTAAACGTATTCTACGTGACGGATGCAGTCGGAAACCCTGCAGATCCGAAAACCATCGAATCAGTGAGGCAGAAAATCGGGTTGAGTAACTTGAAAGTGAAGGAACTGCCATTGATACACCATCCAAAGGAGGAAAGGGAGGAGCAGCAAGGAGTTGGTGGAGTTGGTGGTGTTGGTGGGGCAGTGTTGTTTTCACTTGGGAGCCTAGTCAGAAGGAATCTCTACAATTTGGGGCTCATCAGATCTCATTCTTGAGGAGGAAGTTTCCAATTTGGTTGTTagaagttttaatgataatattCTATGCTTAAGGTTTGGGCATTgtacatagagagagagagagagagagagagagagagagagagagagagagagagagagaaaaggaaggTGGAATTTGGTGATAGTGGTTAGATATTTTAGgtgggtttggtttttttagTTGGCTGAATTGAAAGGCACAGatggagagagagggggggggggggggaggggtgaGGACAACCATTCTTAAATccatttgtttgaattttggaGAGGTAAAAACAGATggtaatgtgaaaaaaaaaaaagtggtggTGGGACATGGATAATTGGACTAGTCGAGCATTCGTGTCATTTAAGTTGTTTTCAGCATTAGAGACTATAGATATTGGTTTGTTGCCGGCAAGGCGcaggaagaagagaaagagggGAATATTAGGTAAAAAGAAAATTAGGATTTGGGGTTTTATACAGCAAAGCACCACACATGTGTAATAGTTGACTGGATTTTTTTAAtgcaatattattttatttttattctcttTTTGGCAAACCTAGTAGggtatttatattttttggttTCACAATGTGTGGAAAGGGAGAAGAATCTAACACCCCCCCCTCCCTCCTTTTTGATTAATATAACGAAATTAGCTCCATTTTCTTGAATTCTTGtcaaacaagaaaaatcaaaaaGATTTTGTAGGGTTAGAAAATCAGGATTAAATGATGAGTTGGTAAATGGTTTGACAGActgtttgaaattttgaatacgTGTGTAAACCTATGAGGAAAACCATGTTCTCTAGAAATGTCTCACATGTAATCACATTCTACCATAACTAAGAGAACCCGGGTATTTTTAATTATCTATTTTAAGTTTAACCTAATTTTTAATAGCAGATGTGCGTCAGGCCGTGCGTCCTCTCTCTTGTATTTAAGTTTCAATCTTAGTTCTTGTATATTAGAGTAGTTTAGCATATTATtttgtaaagaaaaaaataattgataAAAGAAATGAAACCATGTCATCAAGTTCAAGTTAGTTGATGATTGAAACAAAAACAGATAACAAAAACTATCATTATAAGTTCGATTCTCATAAATGACGAATTTTTAAGCCAATTTATTTTGATTGATGATATAAGTTATTTCAAAACTCTCACATTTTATGCACATAAACCactatatatataatggatCTGTACAACTAAATAAAGTGATGAATTTTACTCCAAGGGAAACTACATGTGCCTACCACCATGTCTCATGGTTTTGTAAATAAATATCTTCTAGCCGTATTGTTTCCTTTattaataaggaaaactaaggaaaaatgtttgaaaacttagaattttaacgataaggataaaataaagggtaaagtgaatagtaccatgattgactttttagtgtaaaaatgtgatttttcgttaaagtgaacagtatcgggagtttttcgttaaagttcccttattaaTATTCTTCAATATGGTTGATCGCAGATTAAACTAGTCTGTCGAGGCAGTTTGTCCTCCCCTTCCATTCAAATTTAAACTCAATTATAATAATTGGAGTAATTTATAGTATATATCATGTCAAAAAAATTCTTCTTCCATTTGGTATTTTATGAATTCATCAAaatggttaaaaaaaattggtccATATGTAAATAGTTGCATAGCAAATATTTTATGAAGAACCGATACCTAATTGTCCAACCGATAAGATGGACATAAAGTCTTCAAATTGTTAATACTTTAGCCTTCAAGCACAAAAATCTAAGAACGTGATTAGTCGTTTTGTttgataattaaaattaaatatattaaattcaaGGAGCTTTGGGACCAATGGACCAATAGGGATTGAaccaaaaaaaactaattattattatttatgaaCTAGTCGTGACAAATTGGATATGAAAGTagtcaaaagaaagaaaaagggaagaaattaaaaggattaattaattaattaattaattaattaattaattaagtggGTGTTGTGTAAGAGAAAGAACGGCTTTGTTGTCTTTAGCCTTTGCTAATGTGGTTTATGTGCCCAAGGCAAACAAAACGACTCCCAACAATTAGTCGAACAATCTCTAATTATAAGCTTTGTCTCCATCTTGCCTCTCTTAATGGATGTTCTAATTAGGCTATCTCCAGCCAAAGATTATAAACCATATTTAGCtttaaaattgacaaaattaatttccaattaaaacgCTAAAGGGAATCAGGCTAAGTTTGGCCATAAGGTAGACAACATGTAACCCCACGGTAGACTAAATTTGATCtcaaaaagtaataaaatataaCTCTGCATGGttagagatgaaaaaaatttagTCCTAAAGTAATCTTCAAAATATTAAATCACAAGAGAAGGTTATAGACTTAGCAAGTCTAGtttcaaaaaaatataattaagatTTTGGATTATGTTTAAAGAAGTAATTTAAGGTCATTTTCTGTCATGAAAGACTTAACGTAATCATTGGCTATGTTTTAGCCATTCCAAAACATAAACTGGTATTTCTCATCAAATGAGCTACATGCTCCTTGTAGCGTTAGTCAAATTAGGCAACATGTAACTCAGTTGATGAAGACAATTTACCTTTACATCCGAAATCATTTTCTGTTCCTCAGTATCATTTGTAAAAATCATGTTGCCCTACAAGCTTAAATTCATTCTCTATATTATATTCTCATAATTAGACCACCCATTTCATACCAACCATACAAAGAAGGTGAAATCATAATAGTGGCAACCAACTTTCATTGAGTTCTTATCCATTTTCTACCCACGCCACCTCCAATGGCCAATGTGCAAGGACTCTAGTTCACCtattgtaaatatttcaaatttaacacataaaaaaatggaaattaatgaataaataatttTGGGGTGTAGTGAGTGGTCCAACCTCCATATACTGAATTCGGTTTGGAAGGTTGTGGTGGTTAACAGTAAGTAAAGCAGAAGAGCCTGCTGCCTTTGACTGCGCCGGTTGAAACGCGTAGCTGCAGAATGCACATTCTGAGCTGGCATACCCTTGTATGCATGCACTATGCAGTGACAGACTAAAATTACACTtgttttttatctttattttttgtttagctTTTGACTGAGTAAATCTGCAGCCTGAGAATTCTCAAATCACATGCCCCAAAGTTAATTTGTTCACTCCTTTTCTTTCTTGGGAGGCTCTGCTTTACACGTGTAGACTTGTTTAATTTCTTGCCCTTTTCTCTGCGTGCTCTTCTGGCATCATGTTCATACTATTAGCAAATGACAACTTGACACTATGGTTTTAGGaaacaacttatatgaaacATGATCAATCACTATGTGATGTCTCGATTCAATTATGTAATGTCATATGTTGAAAAACTTAATTTTGCACTATTGAAACAGAGACACCAAGTGACGGTGAATCTATTTCATCTCATATAAGTCATTCTCAATTTATTAGGTTTTGAAAATATCATACATTCTATTTGAGTTCATTCTATTTGGTATTCCTGACACCTCACAATTTGATATGTATGCGTGCGTAAACTATTTTTAATAAGTTATTTGTACGTGCCAAATTAAGATTTGCACGTAAGGATGAAAGTTGATAAAACAATATAAGTTTTCCTTGTTTGACCTAGCTAGGAAGGCCACTAGAGCTACCTAGCTATGTGCCTAGTTATGTCATAAGGGTTGGCATGCAAATATTGGAGAGCCAACTTTGGAAATTTCCAACATTTTTCAAGAAGCAAGAAAGGCAACCCTCCTCTTGTTTCGCATGCTGCTTGGAGCTATACATTACAAAAAGGCTGTTTATTACTTGGAAAAGGCAATTCTCATGCCTTCCTtttcaatatattttgcatgtcATTCTCCTTTTGAATCTACAATCGACAAAGCATTTTCCATTGACAGTCATATTCATCGTTAGGTAGTTATTCTACAATGTCAATGACAACGCCTCCTTAATTAAGTTCGAAAAACATGCACATGTAATGACTAATGACGAGGGGCAAGATTTTAAAAATAGTGTCGTTCTGTAATATCATCTTGCTCGTATACCAAAAAAGCGTGTGCAGTATCAACACATTAAACACTAACATCTTGACAAACAAAAAAAGGCTAGATAGAGGATCAAAAAGTCACATTTTTAAGTTACTACATTAGTAGGGTATCTCGATTAACATTTGATTATAATAGTTGACATACAAAAATACGCCTCAACTATGTAAAACGATTAGTTGGAAGGGGAATAAATATGATCATGAAGAATGACCCAATTTTTTGTCTTTTAGATTTTAGAACTCCATGTCTTGTATGTTGTTGTAGACTCTAAAAATTACAACACCTACGTGGCGTGCAAGTTGAGCAACTACTGAGTTAACTACATTCTTCTTGTGAAGACTGGCATGCCAACTTGTGACTAAGCTTGGTTGGGCAAGTAAAATAGAGGTGATGGTATGGTGTCGTACGTGCTGCTGACTTCTGCATTGAGCGACTATGGCTAAGGAAAGAACTCTCTCGGCATAGGTATTTAGAACCTAAAGACAAACTTATTCAATTCACTACTAAGTTCAGGATCTTCTGCACCAAGGTTTAGCAATCTTGACTACATTTGTGAAAATATAGGTGCTCTGAATCAGTATCAGACTGTATTGGCAAAGACACTCAAAGGAGACGAGGGTCTTTATGATGAATGTTTTTCAACCGTCTTAATGTCAAATTCTGAAGTGCACTTGGGAATAACCAATCATAGAACACCTCACTTTGCTAGAAATTAAGCTAATGAAGTGACCTCGTTCTGCAAAAGAATTGTAAACTCTTCGCCGATTGAGACTTGAATAGATAACCAAACAAACATAAGCAATATTGttaatccaaactgaagatgctcCTCGATCGCCTAGTTCTACAGCTCCAGTGGTGTTAATTCAAACTAAATGTGTCCCTGGTTGTCAACATAGTGCTAttaatccaaattgaatgtgTGTTGACGAAAGAGTTGGGATAGTTAGTATATATTTTCTCAGGGTATGAGAAGGTTTCGCATAGAGCATTtgagtttgtgtgttgatttgaagATGCCCTCTATGCTACAAAACCTCATATTTGTAGGGGTGAATTTTGTGATGGTCAAATCTGTCGAGTTATTTTGCTCAGCGTATTCTCTGAATATACTCGGAATTATTTTCGGCCAAAACTCTATCATTGCCAAACCTCGTTGTCTTTGACTATGACTCTGAATCTAGATTGATTATGCGATTAATTCTATTTTATCTGAAAACTAATCATGATCCTTTATATTTCTCTCATCCAAAAGTTTAGAGTATATAGGTTGAGTGCATGCAAGATTGGGTCCAAATTGCCCCTAGTTTCCTTGATCAGATTCGGCTTGCACGCagaatggttaaggaaattaatcATGTGTTTAGCTGATCATCGAACACATCACCCTTATTTTTTGGAGTATCATCTTGTCTCGTCAATTGTAATTTATTGATGCTCGGCGAAAGTACAATAATATGAACCTTGTCGCCCAATTAACCAACTAGTCTACAAGAAGGCCCGCTAATTAAAGTGGGTGGCGCCATTAAAATTGGActcctttttggttttttgccaGACAACTGCTTGTTACATGGACAAAGATCCATCCAAACCATCCAACTCTCTGTCTTGGCATTTTCCTCATAACACATTCACTTACCATTTTAAAATTAGTCACCAAGAAATAACAGAAAATCAGCCAAGAAATTATTAGCATGCATATATAATGAAGGACAAAATTAAAGGCATTAGTTTAAAACTATATCACAGTCTGTTCGCTTGTAATTTCAttctaaattttcaaatatCGTATAAACCAGCCAGCTACATATCCAATTCTTTTGGTGGTTTTTACGTATCAAACAGT harbors:
- the LOC126620091 gene encoding ACT domain-containing protein ACR8-like yields the protein MECTAYLDEYEKLVFRMNTPRVVIDNAVCSTATLVKVDSARRHGILLEAVQVLTDLNLSIKKAYISSDGRWFMDVFHVTDQNGNKLTDESVINYIEQSLGTIHFGSSNCIKGLTALELTGTDRVGLLSEVFAVLADLQCNVVESKVWTHNGRIASLIYVKDCDSGCPIEDSQKIDRIEARLRNVLKGDNDIRSAKTSVSMAVTHTERRLHQMMFADRDYDRKPVLQLGTDFPVITVQNWAERGYSIVNIQCKDRAKLLFDVVCTLTDMDYVVFHATIKTSGDRGYMEFYIRHTDGTPISSEPERQRVIQCLQAAVQRRASEGVRLELCTEDRQGLLAYVTRTFRENGLNVTRAEISTTMDKALNVFYVTDAVGNPADPKTIESVRQKIGLSNLKVKELPLIHHPKEEREEQQGVGGVGGVGGAVLFSLGSLVRRNLYNLGLIRSHS